In one Melopsittacus undulatus isolate bMelUnd1 chromosome 4, bMelUnd1.mat.Z, whole genome shotgun sequence genomic region, the following are encoded:
- the ATP5MK gene encoding ATP synthase membrane subunit K, mitochondrial, with protein sequence MAGHDSGSQHQFTGFAKYFNSYTITGRRNYVIATYTGIALIILYFKLRPKNKTPAVTDK encoded by the exons ATGGCTGGCCATGACTCGGGATCTCAACACCAGTTCACTGGATTTGCAAAGTACTTCAATTCCTACACTATCACGGGCAGGAGGAAT TATGTAATAGCAACATACACTGGCATTGCACTGATCATCTTGTATTTCAAGCTTAGACCCAAAAACAAAACTCCTGCTGTGACAGATAAGTAA